Within Spinacia oleracea cultivar Varoflay chromosome 4, BTI_SOV_V1, whole genome shotgun sequence, the genomic segment gtcttTGATCaaaggaccatgtacaagtatcaacggcgaccttttgctatgaggtcgaaatccgttttttctttctttgagattatccaagcacgggacttcgtacagcgtagtctgggaatattgttttaattttgcatactctcttttgaaatatatattttctttcgagcccccaagcgttcgtgcttgatggtcatttcttgtcaaagaggttccttagggatacgcattttgtgatgtccttgattatgtttgggattgtgctcgtaagtgcgagcgatcattgtagtggtgtgctactctgaacaaagccgtgaggtgcgacttttagtaaagaaatcggcaattttcaagtcgaatggatacggcagggccctatagaagtcataGCCTTTTCTGGGTCtgtgatcattttcggcgcccatgcctgggcgttaaagatttcggcgcccagctctgggagctgaaaatgatttctggcgaggtttctcgatgacacagttggcctcttgttcgttcgttttcttcacttggaaattctacttattctcttctcttttgtttttttccccttttttttggaacgtagaattttggaGATCGCAATGagttgagctgattttcagcgcccagggttgggcgtccgaatatctggcgcctggtcctgggcattGAAAGTGTGTCCCAGGCAGGACtctctcgtgatgatttctcgagaagccgtagccgatgggtggactacggtgtttgtcgctcttaaggcgtacagttattgcaatagtcgggcgagtctatatggcccgaggaacatacctttaGGCGTAAggctttgatcgctcttgttgttattttgaacgtatattttttttttgaacgtgttcgtgaatgttcgatacttagaatgtatgtgcgaacgagcgttcatagaatggccgttgcgtgcggtccattagtcagttcgcttgaatcaatttttttttgagctatgactgatgttgaatagtttgcttagaagcttgatagggttcaggcccattcatgaggtgggctcaagcatcgtgcccttttttatcgttcaaacatttgctttaagacctctttttttattttgctatggttgtttcttaGCTTGgtgcccccaagtatgcatgtcgggatgcttccttttggcgtacgatttttgtaggttctttcgagaaagatgccttggggttccgctcgtgtaggtgcgagctatcccttccgtggtaggtaatgttttgctacctttaatccttaatgtagaagtcttgtggcttgcatttcgaatttgggcgataagtagtcttcgcctcttttacacatgctctttagtgcaatatgccttactctttttttagacttgtatcgtgggacggttgaacttatggtgcgacgtaggcttgtgtggcctaacggcgtgtcttagaacattcctccaggtgttgggatatcattattattttttgcattggagtacttcatcacgcctcgttcaggtgctcgaacaagtgtagtaccttctgcgtgggtgtgcacggcttattacttcctTTGATGCgtggattcatagatgtttctttctttttattttcttatccttgatttttctttcgcttttgctttggaacgacgtaaactgtgtaacggacgcttgtagggcgagcgttatgtgcaatAGTTTGattggagttttggtgactcgcgattttcagttacccttgatagtggggtgactctatatattctaagtagtgcttagaatttgggaggggttgtagccattctaaggttggTTTTACATggtcaaaccttaggattgtgcccctatgatgtatgtatagcattagcgtcgagaatttgcgataaaatcgtcatttcgagtatttttagagtgtttttctcaagcccccaattgtagctacgggattggcttggtgctataatgcttgtcatacgtttttatgcattcatggtgacatggatcatgaatagtttgaaccagactcgttcaGTGCGAggcacgttcgagtagtgatttgctacttctcttgtaaatgtcgtattgtgcgacattgccatggtcaaggtagtcacatgttgaagtgtgccttgaccaaaagctaggtgcctttcattacccataatcatttttagaaatctttttgactcacttgcaacgtcgagataaacgcatacttagattaaaccaacgactctttattatattcgaagaagtctttgaaaattatttgaaatccgagtcctactgtgtacaatccgaggtgtcctaagtaagttgacttatagaagggttcgtacaggattacattagtgaatcaaaatactgttacgattttcaggatgctgtctaaggatttgctgggagccagggtgcaggcgtcaagatattacttgtgcccgtgtggcacatgctttaggcttttagggccatgttttccagaattgcggaaatataaaccgttttcaaattgacttagatttacttggtgtatgtctgtataaatggtcaaggtatacttagttctttccctatctctttcatttcaatttttagctcccagttgctattatgtcttctcattaatgatgctttcatatttcgatcttagatgcccgtgtcatatgtttgagtagggtgagccttggttaagtgccaagtcctattgacaatgtctgatttttttcaaagggggttagcaagcatttgaattaccatgaacgggtgccctgagttcgaaggaacgatggggcgatgccgtagaacaatcctctttattgtaagcttactgcctttactacttgttggcgattatgactgtgtctagtggtgaaagaaggtctttaagcgaatgactatgtctagtggtgaaagaaggtctttaagtgagttagttcgctttagggagggtcaagtcgagtactttagaggtcatggacgcttgcgctagcccccattcaattgaggcaaagcgatcttttgagtcttggctaactTCCtaagagtgtgagtgctccttctggcaagggtactgttttggacaaattcgacttagggacgaacttgtcttgatgatggtgctaacaatcgatcgagctagataattgaatatGGTGAGAATAAGTTGTAAAAGCATAAGGTAATTGTAAGTTTATTGCTTGAGAATTGCGTATATAAAACAAACatgactaagccattttataggcatttacaacatgagtgtaacgtttatggaataattgcccataattagataataaatccgTAATGAAGTCCGGCTTCATCAACGGTTGTAACGTCCGTTCtgagcccagcagttgggaagACCGTTCGAGTAGTGCCACCTCACGCCTTGTTGGCATCCACGCACACAATTCTTGCCACGCAcgcccacgtcaccaagagggtattttcccccctaacaattgtccccaaacccattttgaattttattccgggaagttcaaaaaggaaaaatgggtttcacgaaataggaaaagggaaaccgcctcttaacctccccaaCGCTGATGGCGTTAGAGTCATGATGATCTTTGCCTTGGGGAAACCAACCGTCCACCTGCGCCAATAAATAAGGCTGCACTTCCAACCATTCGAAATCACTTCTGCAATCTCTCTCCACTCTTTCCTAGAAAAAAACGACCGacgccctttctctctcctttcctcgGGTAACtgctcaattcttcttctttacTTTTCCTCTTCTTCTCCGATTTTCCTCATGTCGCAGCGAATCGGAATGAAATCCACTCGCGTGAAGAACAAGAAGGTGGTGGTAGAGTGCGATCTGGTTGAGGGCCCAATTTTCGCCCCTACCCATATACTGGACAAGAAGAATGCACGACCGGCCACTTGGGGAAATAAGGATGTAGAGGCACTTAGGGAGGAGTGTGGCTTTCCCccgtcggcggtaattcggTTGCCGTAGCCCGATGAACGGGCCGACTGGGTATCGGATGGTTGGGTGTGCTTCTACGAGTACCCCTTCAAAATTGGATACACTTATCCTTTCTCGCCTCTGGTGAGAGGAGTTCTGAGGGCGCTGGCGGTGTTgccggcgcaactgatgccACAGGTCTGGAGGGTAATGCGCCTGGTTGACCATTTGGCGGGCCAACTGGACATGGAGTTCCGGGTTGAGGACCTTGTGTACACCTACAAGGTCTAgaattatggggctggtaggtacttgctgcatgtcaaggatgaCAGGAAGGCCcttcttggtgcggacaagtcgaacgaccgcgggtggatgggtcggttcttttttgtggagttggctagtttagggtCCGACTCCGACTTTCTGACGGGggagtggatggctagaggtatttgtttgttttttggtgtttttgggcttgttgatttgactttgtctcacttttttgtttttgtaggtgcatccTTCGACACAGTTGGTGTCGGTGCTGAAGCCATAGAGAAGACTGCTGTGCTGCTGGGAATTCCTCTAAAGGACAAAGCCTTTATCGGCACCAAGTTCGAGCGCGAAGAGCCTCAAGAAGAAGAGATCTCTGAACCTGTGAgcatgtcgacatcaacaggtaaacatgggtTAGGATTAGTTTACAACTTCGGGTTCGTTGCCCTTTTTCAAATTACAATTGTTGTGACGAGACTAAGTCGTCAATAAATATTGTTTAACAGGAACTGGCCCCTCAACTCGTTCTGGTAAGGCCCCCTCTGCAGATGCACTGCTGAAGAAGCGGCTCGAGTCGCTAGGGAATATGTCCCGAGCCAAACCCATCACCATGTTGTCACCTCCAAAGCCCCCAAAGACTTCAACGGACACCACGGTGACAGGGGAGACCAGCTTGCTCATGCCTGCTGAGAAGAAACTGCCACCTACGCCTCGGAAGAGGAAGTTTGCAGTGGAGTTCCCCGACGACTATGGGTCGACAGACGCGCCAAGGGTTCAGCTCTGGCCCGAGGTTGATCGTCTGTGGATGCCGTCAAGCCGGGAGCGTCAAGAGACCCtgtccccagttgctgcaactgttgagagcgtctcggatgcctGGAGGGTATGTCTCTGCTccctttgttattttattgtaaTTTCGTTCCCTGCATGCCATCTTCGCCTCGTCAGTGTAGTGACTCTTGAATTATTTCTTTTCCGTTCAAACAGTCCTTGCAATCTGCTTtagccacacgtcatcatgtcaAAATGTTAGGagatcaaatagtaaaattgaaaaacgacatgaagaaggcaaagcaggagGCTGGTCGCCTTGGCGATGTGGCCAAGTAGGCGACGACGAGGGCTGAGGCGCAGTAGGTGAGTCAAGAGaagggggctgctgaggtcGCGCAGCTGAATGCTgagaaggagacgctggttgtccaagttgacgagctgaagacgtctctctccaaagtcaaggcgaggatttacgagtgtgctggttactacacttggaaaatgaaggccgagatgatggaggagtttaaggcgggcaaacatgtgaactggactcctgacGAGGACATTGCTCAGTTTaacactgcattccccgaggactatatcccctggtgccgttagcgatgaagaggacgtcgaggagggtgcaactgcaacaAGCCCCGATGTCGAGATgatggcggcaccaggcgatggcgaacaaggggagaatgcaggcccagaagaccatcaggagtagttctgtcccccctccttaaaaattaattatttgaatgTTGTGTTTGTCAAACAAtggtttcttttgtttttaaaCAATGTGTTGTGTGCTCGACCTTTGGGAAGGTCGGAAAGATATtttgtggctgtgtttcgccttgaaGGCGGCAGTCGTTTTGGATGCTTTTggggcttgtccaaggggacaagtcatgtaaatatttgtgtGGGTTTCCAATCTTGTGTTTGCTtgtttgtgtttggaaaaaaatgttttttttttcttttggcgttttgtttttgcaggttgggcacatacctcaaGATCGACTTTGGCGACGCCTCCATCCTGTCAGAGAAGAATCTGCAAGATGTAAACTGTAGAAAATGCATAACTGTATTACATTGCATGTGTATTGTACATTGTAGAgtaccaggcgtttttgtaatggcctaaattgtgttttgtaattTGTACAGTTGTTTTCCAGGCATTTTGTATGGCCCAACTCGTAAGATGTAAATTGTAAATGTAAGCTTCGTAACATGTAATGTATACaatcatgtttgaataaaaCAAACGTTTATTTCTCATCACTTTGCGCCTCTGAACACGCgtacgcaatttcaattatgttcTCCTGTATGCTGTATGCACATTTTCGCTTCCTTTCATTTTCTCCTTGTTGTACCTTCACCATgtgggcatcatactgtcaacatagcagagcgtgaggattggccgttggtggagccaacggccttccgatgcttaagtcagtatggagcgacatgaaaatgaaaggaaattacgacaaggaaaaaaagaaaaagagggagTTCAAGGAAGAATACTGGACGAGGTCGAGTCGAATCCTTATGTTTGCTGTTCCTCCCAAGCGTATACTTATGATGTCGTCATGATGTTGTCTGCAAAACGAGATGgtggcgtgaggattggccgttggcggtgtcaacggccctccgatgcctaagtcagtaatggtaaTATTATgtaaaaaggaaaggaaaaagataGAGGGGAAGAACTTAACTTCTGGTTGCCTATAAGTGCATACAGCCCGAGATGTTCTTAACTTCACAATATGCCGTGCGCACCCTATCTCGGGGGTGTCGACATAATGGTGACGACTGCTAGAGTACCTGTTGCGTTTTAAAAAGAAACTAGAAAGCAAAAAACATTCGAGTGTTTAGAAGTGGTAAAGTTTTAggtgtgttgcattccaacttcttgggatgggtgtgtcatctttgtcaaccaactcgtacgctccatgacctgttcgtcttaCGATCCGGtagggaccttcccatgtcggggccagcttaccgtgtcgaggatcctttttgtttgggaagaccttgCGTAGAACCCAATCTCCCTGTTGAAATACTCGAACCCTTACATTCTTATTGTAGCTGTTTGCTACTGTTTGCTGGTAGGATGCGATCCTaaccaatgctgcttctctgAGTTCGTCAGCGGTATCGATGTCGTAAGCCAAGACAGAGTCGTTCATCCCTGGAGCCATGAAGTTACTTCTTGTtgtggggagctcgacttcgggaggaATGACTGCTTCGCAACCGAAGACTaaggagaaaggagtgtgattggtcgttgtcttgggtgtcgtcctgtcggcctagaggatcataggtaactcgtctgcccatcttcctttggcgtcgtcgagatgtttcttgaggttgttgatgatgattttgttactggATTCGGCTTGGCCGTTTGCTTGAGGATATCTCGGTGTTGAAGTGTGTAGGGTGATGTTATATCTGCTGCAGAATTCCTTGGTTTTGTTACTGATAAACTGAGAACCACtgtcgcagacgatctcggaagggataccgaaccgactGAGGACGTTGCgtttgatgaacgagatgacttcagtatctcgaactcgcttgaaagcttctgcttcgatccatttggagaagtagTCAGTCATTGCCAGCATGAAGACGCGCTGTCCCGACGCTTGTGGTAATGGCcctactatgtccatcccccatttcatgaagggccaaggggacaagatggggtggagtacttcacaaggttggtgagagatggatgcgaaccgctggcaggagtcgcacttcttagcaaaggtgattgcgtccttcttcatggtgggccagaaatatcccatggtaagggttttgtgggctaagcttcttccaccggcgtggtttccacactcgccatcatgtatgttgcgcAGTGTCGACTCGATCTCTTCATGATCTAGGCACCTcaggtacggtcctgcaactaattttctgaacaatactccGTGGATGAGGATGAATTtggaggctttcatgcggaaggacTTTTCGTGGGTAACTCCAGGTGGGATGGTATTGTGTTTGAGCCAGTGTATGTATGGGTCGCGCCATGAGGGCGTTTGAGTGGGTTGGGGCTGTTCGGTGATGGGcaggttatctttggtgatggctggatacattaagtggactacggggatggaggtgAGTGTAGGTTTGATGTTGGAGCCGAGATTGGCTAAGGTGTCGGCCTGGGTGTTTTGATCTCTTGGTACTTGTTGTAAAGTGCATGAGTCAAACTTGTTCACaagcctttttgctatttccaagtaaGCCTGCATATTCGAATCCTTTGCTGCATACGAACCATTAACCTGACTGATAATTAACAAAGACTCacaacgtacctcaagtcggcgGATGTTCATGTCGAGCGCTAGTGATAATCCTAGGATCaaagcttcatattctgcctcgttgttggtagctttgaactcgcaacagacagattgcactatggtgtccccttgtggtgactTCAGCACGATGCCGAGGCCTGTTCCCCGTATATTTGAGGAGCCGTCGGTGTGTAGGGTCCATGCTGAGGAGGATCCGGTGTCGGTTAGTATGTTTACTTCGCGATCGACTTCGAGTTGGAGGCTCGGGCTGAAGTCGgccacaaaatctgctagagcttgtgacttgatggctgtgcgaggttcatacctgatgtcgtaacaacctaattgaatcgcccatttggacatcctgccagataactcgggtttcctatgattgacttcatgggatagttagttctaacaatAACAGGATGGCATTCAAAATAAGGACGTAATTTAACGGAAGCAATAACTAGTGCAAGGACAAGTAtttcgagatgagagtaccttgtttcggcgctaagtagagacttactgatgtaataaACAGGTAGCTGTTTCCCGTCTTCCTCTCGTACTAAtactgcactgatggtcgactccgTGACAGCAAGGTACACCTGTAATTCTTCATTGTCGATCTTTTGGTTTGGATAGCAGGGGAGGGTTCGACAGGTATCACTTGAGTTGTTGTAAAGCGGCTTCGTGGCGGTCAgtccagctgaacttctcatTCTCCCTGAGAATAtcgtagaacaatttgcatttgtcggacgacctggagatgaagcggttgagggcggccactctgcctgctaacTTTTGCACGTCTTTCTGGTTCCGAGGTGATTGTAGGTTGATGATTGCTCGGATCTGATCAAGACTTGCTTCGATCCCTCTTTGCGTAACCATGTAGCCTAAGAAGTTTCCAGAAGAGACTCCAAATGAGCacttggtggggttgagcttcatgTTGTATTCTCGCAAAACGTCGAAAGCTTGTCGGAGATGTGTGATATGATCCGAGGCTTTTTTGGATTTTACGAGCATGTCAtcgatgtagacttccattgtgtcgcctagctggtttctgaacattttgttgactaagCGTTGGTAGGTGGCGCCGGCATTCCTTAAGCCGAAtggcatgaccttgtaacaataagtgccccgctccgtgatgaaggcggttttgtcttgatcttctgggtgcatcaaaatTTGGTTCTATCCAATGAACGCGTCCATGAATGAGAGCATCTCATGTCCtgcagtagcatcaaccatggcgtcgatgtggggtagaggaaaagaatctttagggcatgctttgttgatgtcggtgaaatctATGCAGACTCGCCACTTCCCGTTCTTCTTTCTtactacgacgacattggctAGCCAGTCCGGATACTTCACTTCCCTGATCTTTCCTGTATCTAGCAGTTGCTGAACTTCATcattgataatttggttgcgttctAGAGCGAACTTTCGTCGCTTCTGTTTGACGGGCTTATGATTGGGGTCGACACTGAGTctgtgagtgatgacgtctgggctgataccgggcatatcttcatgggaccatgcgaaacaatctgcgttggctttgagaaatgcaacaagttccgacctgatgtcgtcAGGAACATCGCATCCAATAAAAACAACCTGGTCTGGCTTGGCGGGATCCAGGATGACCTCATCGAGTTGTTCGGACTTGGGCTCATTGTAGCTTACCGGTTCGGAACTGGACTATAATTGCTATAAAGAGGATTTGTTAGTGGCCGAAGGCTTCAGGGCCGGTTTGTAGCACTCTTTGGACTCTTGTTGATCTCCCTTGATTTCCTGAACTCCCCATCGAGTtgggaacttgatggtttggtgataCGTGGAAGGGATGaccttcatgtcgtggatccatggcctgcccaagataatgttgtaagatgaagggaaatcaataacaaaaaattttacctgttggttgatccCTTGAGCGTAAACAGGTAAGGTGACTTCTCCGAAGGTAGTCTTCGCTTCGCCGCTGAACCCTATCAACACGGTGGATTTTTTAATGACGTCTGTATCCGGGTTAAGCCCCATCTCTTTGAGGGCATCAAGCATCATCACATTAGTTGAGCTGCCGTTGCCGACAAGGACGCGTTTGATCATGCAATTCCCAACAGGAATGGAGATCACTAGGCCATCGTGATGTTTatccgagatgtcccctgcatcagattcatcaaaggatataggggttagatacttGGCGGCTACGGCTCGGGCCGGTCTATCTATCTCGTTCTCTCGAGCGTGCATCTTCGCTAcagaataagttaaaccacaaatgtcagaacctccagcaataaaattcacaATTTTAATATGaggaggaggtggaggaggtctaGATGGAGAATTAGAATTGTCTTTGTTGACGA encodes:
- the LOC130471558 gene encoding uncharacterized protein produces the protein MNHLSKIGKAVQWPPKSSKPESKKDPSKWCDFHADIGHTTNDCVALRREVGYLLKNEHLKDVMSDKARGFVNKDNSNSPSRPPPPPPHIKIVNFIAGGDISDKHHDGLVISIPVGNCMIKRVLVGNGSSTNVMMLDALKEMGLNPDTDVIKKSTVLIGFSGEAKTTFGEVTLPVYAQGINQQAMDPRHEGHPFHVSPNHQVPNSMGSSGNQGRSTRVQRVLQTGPEAFGH